AGGCGGTGTAGTGGTGCGTCAGGTGGAACAGCGCCAGCTCGGCGGTGAGGGGACCGGCTCGCCACCCCAGGCCGCGGCGGCGGAGGCGTCGTGTGGTCCGCACAGGATCAGTGCGGTGATGGCGTGCGGCACGGCGTCAGGACAGCCCCCACGCCAGAGCGCCCGCGGCGGCGAGGACACCGCAGACACCCAGGCCGATGGCCAGCGGCCGCGCGGTCTTCCAGGTGGAGTAGGCGCCGCCGAGAAGGAAGCCGGACAGCGCGAGCAGGACGATCATCGTGACGTCGGTGGACATTGGTCCGATTCTGCCGTGTCGGCGGTCGCGGGGGTGCACCATAGCGGGTGATATGCCCCGAACCAGCGCCGAAGCGACCCGGTATCAGCGACCTGACCTGCTCGAACAAGTAACAAGCACGCGAGCTTGATTTTTTTCCGGCTGGGTGTGATGCTGGGGCGGACGCGAACTCCACCGACAGGGAGGCCCCGGCTGATGGGTAGGTTGGCCGCCGATCCGGAAGTGATCAGGATCGGCAACTGTTCCGGGTTCTACGGTGATCGGCTCGCCGCGATGCGCGAGATGCTCGAGGGCGGCGACCTCGACGTCCTCACCGGCGACTATCTGGCCGAGCTGACGATGCTCATCCTCGGCCGGGACCGGATGAAGGACCCGAGCCTCGGCTACGCCAAGACCTTCGTCAAGCAGATCGAGGACTGTCTCGGCCTCGCGCTGGACAAGGGCGTGCAGATCGTCGCCAACGCGGGTGGGCTGAACCCGGCGGGCCTGGCCGAACGGCTGCGCAAGGTCGCCGCCGACCTGGGCCTGAACGCGCAGATCGCGCACGTCGAGGGCGACGACCTGCTGGCCCGCGCGGGCGAGCTCGGCTTGGGCTCCCCGCTCACCGCCAATGCCTACCTGGGCGCGTGGGGCATCGTGGAATGCCTGAACGCCGGGGCCGACGTCGTGGTCACCGGCCGGGTCACCGACGCCTCGGTGATCGTCGGGCCCGCCGCCGCGCATTTCGGCTGGGGCCGAACCGATTACGACGCCCTCGCCGGTGCGGTGGTGGCCGGGCACATCATCGAATGCGGCACCCAGGCCACCGGCGGCAACTACGCCTTCTTCACCGAACTGCCCGACCTGGGCAGGCCGGGCTTCCCCATCGCGGAGATCCGCCGCGACGGGAGCAGTGTCATCACCAAGCACGCGGGCACCGGCGGCGCGGTCACCGTGGACACGGTCGAGGCCCAGCTGATGTACGAGATCCAGGGCGCGCGCTACGCCGGACCCGACGTCACCGCCCGGCTCGACAGCATCCGCCTGACCCAGGAGGGGCCGGACCGGGTGCTGGTCGACGGTGTCGTCGGCGAGGCGCCGCCGCCACAGTTGAAGGTCTCGCTGAACACGCTCGGCGGATTCCGCAACGAGATGAGCTTCATCCTCACCGGCCTCGACATCGAGGCCAAAGCCGCACTCGCGCAACGCCAACTGGAAGACTGGCTACCGGTGCGGCCCGCCGAACTGGAATGGACGCTGGCCCGCCTGGACCGCCCCGACGCCGACACCGAGGAGCAGGCCAGCGCGCTGCTGCGCTGCGTGGTGCGCGACCCCGATCCGAACAAGGTCGGCCGCGCCTTCTCCAGCGTCGCGGTGGAACTGGCGCTGGCCAGCTACCCCGGGTGCAGTTTCACCGCACCGCCCGGCAACGGTTCCCCCTACGGGGTCTACACCGCGGGGTACGTCGAGGCCGGACAGGTGCCGCACGTCGCGGTCCTGCCGGACGGCGCCCGCGTCGACGTCGCGCAGGCCACCGACACCCGGGCGCTCGCCGACGTACCGGAACCGGCACTGCCGCAACAGTTCCCGGTCGGCGAGACCCGCCGCGTGCCGCTGGGCACGATCGCGCTGGCCCGCAGCGGCGACAAGGGCGGGGACGCCAACATCGGCGTCTGGGTGCGCACCGAGGACCAGTGGCGCTGGCTGGTGCACACCCTCACCGTCGACCGGCTGAAAGCACTGCTGCCCGAGACCGCGCAGCTCACCGTCACCCGGCACGTCCTGCCGAACCTGCGCGCGGTGAACTTCCTCGTCACCGGCCTGCTCGGCAAGGGCGTGGCCTACCAGGCCCGCTTCGATCCGCAGGCCAAGGGACTCGGCGAATGGCTGCGGTCCCGTCACCTCGATATCCCCGTGGAGCTGCTGTCATGAATGTCGGTCCGTGGAACACTCCCGAACGCCGC
This sequence is a window from Nocardia farcinica. Protein-coding genes within it:
- a CDS encoding acyclic terpene utilization AtuA family protein, coding for MGRLAADPEVIRIGNCSGFYGDRLAAMREMLEGGDLDVLTGDYLAELTMLILGRDRMKDPSLGYAKTFVKQIEDCLGLALDKGVQIVANAGGLNPAGLAERLRKVAADLGLNAQIAHVEGDDLLARAGELGLGSPLTANAYLGAWGIVECLNAGADVVVTGRVTDASVIVGPAAAHFGWGRTDYDALAGAVVAGHIIECGTQATGGNYAFFTELPDLGRPGFPIAEIRRDGSSVITKHAGTGGAVTVDTVEAQLMYEIQGARYAGPDVTARLDSIRLTQEGPDRVLVDGVVGEAPPPQLKVSLNTLGGFRNEMSFILTGLDIEAKAALAQRQLEDWLPVRPAELEWTLARLDRPDADTEEQASALLRCVVRDPDPNKVGRAFSSVAVELALASYPGCSFTAPPGNGSPYGVYTAGYVEAGQVPHVAVLPDGARVDVAQATDTRALADVPEPALPQQFPVGETRRVPLGTIALARSGDKGGDANIGVWVRTEDQWRWLVHTLTVDRLKALLPETAQLTVTRHVLPNLRAVNFLVTGLLGKGVAYQARFDPQAKGLGEWLRSRHLDIPVELLS